atgttattttgtttaagaGCATTTTTGTAGATAATTCATAATTGCTTCATAAAAATTGTGGTTTTAAAGTGAAATCAGATCAAATACTGTATAAATAACTAGAAAAGTTCAATAGATCAAGATTTGCAAATGTTTTCTTATGCTTAAGTTGTTTGGATGTGAGAGATCTGGTTTATTAAGTTAGTCAGGTCGGTTTCAATCTCCCATGAGCAGAAACTTTCATAGCAATATCCTAATGGTTTGGGTCTCACTTTTCTATCAAAGGCAATAGACAATTTGTCTTTTTCGTCTTTTTCTATGccaaaataatcaaatctttatttcttataaGAGTCTCAAAAGTAAATAAACTCTTTATTCATTGGTTTATGGAATTCCAAGTGAATAAACCCTTTACTctctttaaaatcaatttttataaatatttcatgctaatttgtttattaaattatcttacgagttttatttattttaattttaaaatagttaaagtTGTATTTAAGACTAAGTTTCGAGGACATTAGATTAATGAAGATAATGTGATTATGATAGATATTGGTGGTGatgaaaaaatgataatgattGATACAATACGACTAGTTTCACCCCATCCTTATTGTCATCGCCCCAACAACGTGCCTCAATTGctactttattattattgcctcaatgataataaaaaaattggcggatcttttatctctttttaaaaTGGCACTCTTTAGAAACATAGCACTGTCAATCTTCTCTTAGCAGGTCTTCTTAAAGTTCTTCCTTCAGTACTGTATGTGGCTACGCACTGGCAAGTCCTTCACTTACTCATGGCTAAAGCTCTCATAACAGCTGAGAAATGTTTTGTTCCTAAaacaaaagaggaagaagatgaaacagAAAGAGTCTACAACAGCTACAGAGACATAATCTCTACTCTTCCGAGAACCAAAGGCTGGGCGACTCAGCATCTTTGTCAATATCAAGGCTTTTGGTTTCAACCCCTGGTTGGTCTTGAAGGAATCATGTGGATGCAACAACACTTCACCTCTCGACCCACTGACATTTACCTTGTCTCCTCTCCAAAATCAGGTACTAGTTGGCTTAAAGCTCTTCTCTTCTCCATAATCAACCGAACTCTTTATGATTTTTCTACTCATCCCTTGCTTACAACTAGTGTCCATGATGTTGTTCCCTTTATGGAACTTGACCTTTTCAAGAACACTCCTATTGCAGACCCAGAAATTCTTCCATCGCCTCGTATTTTTGCAACTCATATGCCTTTCACTTCATTACCAGATTCCATAAAAGATTCTTCTTGCCCGATAGTTTACATATCTAGAAACCCGAAAGATGTGCTTGTTTCTTCATGGCAATTCGTGAATAAAGTGAAACCCAAGGATTTGCCTCCCTTGTTGCTGGAAGAAGCATTTGAAATGTTCAGTGAAGCGATTTCTCCATATGGGTCGTTCTGGGATCAAGTTTTAGGGTATTGGAAAGCAAGTTTAGAGCTCCCCGAgaagatacattttttaaaatatgaagaCATAAAGAAGGAGCCTTTACTGAATATAAAGAGAGTGGCGGGGTTTGTTGGTCGGCCATTTTGTTtacaggaagaagaaaatggaacTGTGCAAGAGATTTTGAAGCTGTGTAATTTTGACAATATGAAAAACTTGGAGGTGAATAAGAATGGACTTTACCGTGTTCGCAAAACTAAAAACGATGCGTTCTTTAGAGAAGGAAAGGTTGGAGATTGGAAGAATTATCTAACAAATGAAATGGCTGAACGAACGTCTTGACGAAATTGCAAGGCAAAAATTCCATGTTTGGGGATTAATGTT
Above is a genomic segment from Mangifera indica cultivar Alphonso chromosome 3, CATAS_Mindica_2.1, whole genome shotgun sequence containing:
- the LOC123211180 gene encoding cytosolic sulfotransferase 16-like, whose amino-acid sequence is MAKALITAEKCFVPKTKEEEDETERVYNSYRDIISTLPRTKGWATQHLCQYQGFWFQPLVGLEGIMWMQQHFTSRPTDIYLVSSPKSDPEILPSPRIFATHMPFTSLPDSIKDSSCPIVYISRNPKDVLVSSWQFVNKVKPKDLPPLLLEEAFEMFSEAISPYGSFWDQVLGYWKASLELPEKIHFLKYEDIKKEPLLNIKRVAGFVGRPFCLQEEENGTVQEILKLCNFDNMKNLEVNKNGLYRVRKTKNDAFFREGKVGDWKNYLTNEMAERTS